DNA from Streptomyces sp. NBC_01476:
TCGGCTGCGCGGCCGGTTTCCACACCGACACTCCGCCGCCCGGCTCGGACTTCACCGGTCTGGTGGAGTTCGAAGTGCGCCGCGCCCGCAAGCTGTTCGCAACCGGTTACCAGCTGCTGCCGATGCTCGACCGGCGCAGCGGCGCCTGTGTCGCGGCCATGGCGGGGATCTACCGCCGCCTGCTGGAACGGATCGCCGCCGACCCCGAGGCCGTGCTGCGCGGCCGGGTCTCGCTGCCCGGACGCGAGAAGGCGTACGTCGCGATGCGCGGACTCACCGGCCTCGACGCCCGGCGTACCGCACGCCTGCCGCGGAGGGACGCGTGAGATCCACCCGCGATGGCGCGGGCCCAGCCGCGCCACCGAATGGACACGACCGGGTAAACCGCGCAACCCCACCGACCCGCGCTGCGTCACTTCCCGCATCAGCCCACGCGGCTCGGGGGGAGGGGACGCACCATGAGCAGCACGCACACCGGGGCTGACCCGCGCACCGGCTCGGGTCCGCATACGGCCGTGGTGGTCGGCGGCGGTCTCGCCGGCACCACCGCCGCGCTCGCGCTGGCCGACGCCGGCGTCCGGGTGGTCCTCACCGAGGCCCGCCCCCGGCTGGGCGGCCTCGCCTTCTCCTTCAAACGCGGTGAACTCACCGTCGACAACGGCCAGCACGTCTTCCTGCGCTGCTGCACCGCCTACCAGTGGTTCCTTGACCGGATCGCCGCCCGCGACCTGGTCACCCTGCAGGACCGGCTCGACGTACCCGTGCGCGACGCGGCCAGCGGGCGGCTCGGCCGGATCAGCCGGGCCGGCCTGCCGGTGCCGCTGCACCTGGCGCCGAGTCTGATCCGCTACCCGCACCTGTCCTTGAAGGAACGCGCCTCGGTCGGCCGCGCGGCCCTCGCGCTGCGCGGCCTGGACCTGGCCGACCCGGCGCTGGACGACACCGACTTCGGCAGCTGGCTCGGCGCCCGCGGGCAGTCCCCGCGGACCATCGAGGCGCTGTGGGACCTGGTGGGAGTGGCCACTCTCAACGCGACGGCCGGCAACTCCTCGCTCGCCCTGGCCGCGATGGTCTTCAAGACCGGACTGCTCTCCGACCCGGGCGCCGCCGACATCGGCTGGGCCTCGGCCCCGCTCGGCGACCTCCACGACGGCCGGGCCCGTACCGCGCTGGACACCGCGGGGGTGCGTACGCTGCTGCGGACCCGGGCCGCGGCGATCAAGCAGAGCCCGGACGGCGGTTGGCAGGTGTCGGTCGAGACCGGTCCCGGTCAGGCCGAGCAACTCGACGCGGACATCGTGGTGTTGGCGGTGCCGCAGCGCGAGACACACGGACTTCTTCCGGCCGGAGCCCTGGCGGAGCCGGAAAAACTCTTGCGTATCGGCACCGCGCCGATCCTCAATGTCCATGTGGTCTACGACAGAAGGGTGCTCGAACAGCCCTTCCTCGCGGCGCTCGGCAGCCCTGTCCAGTGGGTCTTCGACCGCACCGGGACCTCCGGACTCACCGGCGGCGGCCAGTACCTGGCGCTGTCCCAGTCCGCCGCACAGGACGAGATCGATCTGCCGGTCGCCGAGTTGCGCGACCGCTATCTGCCGGAGCTGGAGCGGCTGCTGCCCGCTGCCCGCGGTGCCGGCGTCCGCGACTTCTTCGTCACCCGGGAGCGCACGGCGACCTTCGCGCCCGCGCCTGGCGTCGCCGCACTGCGCCCCGGACCTGCGACGAGTGCCCCCGGGCTGTTCCTGGCCGGGGCATGGACCGCCACCGGCTGGCCCGCGACCATGGAGAGCGCGGTACGCAGTGGGTTGAACGCCTCCCGAGAAGCGTTGTCCGCCCTCGGGCTGCCCTGTGACAACGGCGTTCTGGAGGCGGCATGAGTGCTATTGGTGCAACAAGAGGAGAGAACGTGACCGCTGACAGCGTCATCGGGCTGCTGGAAAACGGCCGCATCCTGACCACTCCGGTGCTGCGCGCTGCCGTGGCACGCCTCGCCCCCCCGATGGACACCGTCGCCTCCTACCACTTCGGCTGGATCGACAGCACCGGCAGGCCCGCGGACGGTGACGGCGGCAAGGCCGTACGCCCCGCGCTGGCGCTGCTGTCCGCCCAGGCGGCGGGCGCGCCCGCCGAGACCGGGGTGCCCGGGGCGGTGGCGGTGGAGCTGGTGCACAACTTCTCGTTGCTGCACGACGATCTGATGGACGGCGACGAGCAGCGGCGGCACCGCGACACGGTGTGGAAGGTGCACGGTCCCGCGCAGGCGATCCTGGTCGGCGACGCGCTCTTCGCGCTGGCCAACGAGGTGCTGCTGGAGCAGGGCACCGCCGACGCCGGCCGGGCCACCCGCCGGCTCACCACCGCCACCCGCAAACTGATCGACGGCCAGGCCCAGGACATCTCCTTCGAGCACCGCGAACGGGTCACCGTCGAGGAGTGCCTGGAGATGGAGGGCAACAAGACCGGTGCGCTGCTGGCCTGCGCGTCTTCCATCGGTGCGGTGCTCGGCGGCGCCTCGGAGGCGGACGCCGACGCGCTGGAGGAGTACGGCTACCATCTGGGGCTTGCCTTCCAGGCGATTGACGACCTGTTGGGCATCTGGGGCGATCCGGCCACCACCGGCAAGCAGACCTGGAGTGACCTGCGGCAGCGCAAGAAGTCGCTGCCGGTGGTCGCCGCGCTGGCCGCCGGCGGGTCGGCGTCGGAGCGGCTGGGTGAACTCCTTGCCGCCGACGCCAAAAATCCGGAAAACGATGCCTTCAGCGAGGAAGAGTTCGCTATGCGCGCAGCGTTGATCGAAGAAGCCGGTGGCAGGGACTGGACCTCTCAAGAGGCCAGGAGGCAGTACGCGACTGCTATCGGCGCCCTCGACAAAATGGACATGCCTGAACAAATCAAGCAGAAGCTCGTAGGACTGGCGGATTTTGTGGTGGTTCGCGAGAAGTAAAGAACAGTCAGTGGAGCGTTTGACGTCGCCAGTCCCTTTCATGTGACGGCCGACGGCCGCCCCCGACACCGCAGACGTCTCAACTGCAAAGGGGAAGCCATGACAGCGACGACCGATGGCAGTCCAGGTACGCCAACTCACCGGACACCCTCGGCCAGCACCACCTCGGAACCGGAGCCTGTTCCATCCGGAACCACCGAGGAGGCGGCGCAGCGTGCCGTGCAGCGCGCCACCGACCACCTGCTGGCACGGCAGCACGCCGACGGATGGTGGAAGGGCGACCTTGAGACCAACGTGACCATGGATGCCGAGGACCTGCTGCTGCGGGAGTTCCTCGGCATCCGGGACGAGAAGGTCCTGGCCGCTTCCGCCCGTTGGATCCGTTCGCAGCAACGCGAGGACGGCGCCTGGGCCACCTTTCACGGCGGCCCCGGCGACCTCTCGGCCACCATCGAGGCGTACGTCGCACTGCGCTTCGCCGGGGACACTCCGGACCAGGCGCACATGGCGCTCGCCGCGAAGTGGTCGCGGGGTGAAGGAGGGGTGGCCGGCAGCCGGGTCTTCACCCGGATCTGGCTCGCCCTGTTCGGCTGGTGGAACTGGGACAGCCTCCCGGAACTGCCGCCCGAGCTGATCTTTCTGCCGAAGTGGATGCCGCTGAACATCTACTCGTTCGGCTGCTGGGCCCGGCAGACCATCGTGCCGCTGACCATCGTCGGCGCCCACCGGCCGGTCCGGCCGGCGCCCTTCGGCATCGACGAACTGCACATCAACCCGCTGCAGCCCAGCCCGAAGCAGCGCAAGGCGCCGATCACCAGCTGGGACGGCGTCTTCCAGCGGCTGGACCAGGTGCTGCACCTCTACCGGCGCTACACCCCGCGCTCGGTACGGCGCTCGGCGATGAACGCCTGCGCCCGCTGGATCATCGAGCGCCAGGAGGCCGACGGCTGCTGGGGCGGCATCCAGCCGCCCGCGGTCTACTCGGTGATCGCCCTGCACCTGCTCGGCTACGACCTCGAACACCCGGTGCTCAAGGCCGGTCTCGACTCGCTGGACCGTTTCGCCGTCTGGCCCGAAGAGGGCGTCCGGATGATCGAGGCGTGCCAGTCGCCGGTCTGGGACACCTGTCTGGCCGCGATCGCGCTCGCCGACGCCGGACTCGCCCCGGACCACCCGGCGCTGGTCAAGTCCGCCGACTGGATGCTCGGCGAGCAGATCACCCGGCCCGGTGACTGGTCGGTGCAGCGCCCGCAACTGGCGCCCGGCGGCTGGGCCTTCGAGTTCCACAACGACAACTACCCGGACATCGACGACACCGCGGAAGTGGTGCTCGCGCTGCGCAGGGTCGCCCACCCGGACCCGGCCCGGCTGGACGCCGCGGTGGAGCGGGCGGTGCGCTGGAACGTCGGCATGCAGTCCAGGAACGGCGCGTGGGGCGCCTTCGACGCCGACAACACCAGCCCCTTCCCCAACCGGCTGCCGTTCGCCGACTTCGGCGAGGTCATCGACCCGCCCTCGGCCGACGTCACCGCGCACGTGGTGGAGATGATGGCCGCGCTCGGTCTTGAGCACGACCCGCACACCCGCCGCGGCATCGAGTGGCTGCTGGCCGAACAGGAGGAGAACGGCGCCTGGTTCGGCCGCTGGGGGGTCAACTACATCTACGGCACGGGGTCCGCGGTCCCCGCGCTGGCCGCCGCCGGTCTGTCGGCCGGCCACCCCGCGATCCGCCGGGCCGTCGCCTGGCTGGAGTCGGTGCAGAACACCGACGGCGGCTGGGGCGAGGATCTGCGCTCCTACTCCGAACAGGAGTGGGCGGGCCGCGGGCACTCCACCGCCTCGCAGACCGCCTGGGCGCTGATGGCCCTGCTGGCGGCCGGCCGGCGCGACACCGAGGCGGTCAGGCGCGGCGTGGCCTGGCTCACCGAGACACAGCTGGAGGACGGCTCGTGGGACGAGCCCTACTTCACCGGGACCGGCTTCCCCCGGGACTTCTCCATCAACTACCACCTGTACCGGATGGTCTTCCCGCTGACCGCGCTCGGGCGCTACGTGCGCAACGAGCCGTTCGGCGCCGGCCACCCCGGTGCCCCGGCCCTCACTGGCTCCTCCGCAGCCGCGGCGGGCGGCAGCAGCAGCACCGGAAAGGGGGCCTAGTTCGTGGGCCGTCCACAACCACCCCTGCTGGTGGTGTGCGCCCTGCGCATCGAGCGCTTCGCGCTGCGCAGGGGCACGGCCAGAGTCGCGGCTCCGGTCACCGTGCTCCGTACCGGCATGGGACCGATAGCCGCCGACAAGGCCGTGCGCGAAGCCCTGCACGACCCCGCACTGCACGATGCGGCCGTACTGACCACCGGCTTCTGCGCGGGGCTCGCCCCGGGCATGCGGCCGGGTGATGTCGTCGTCTCCGACGACGGGCACGAGAGCGCGGCGCTCGCCGCCGCGCTCAAAGCCGCCGGCCACACCGTGCACACCGGCACCCTTGCGGAATCCGACCATGTCGTGCGGGGCGCCGAGCGCACCGCACTCGCGGCGAGTGGTGCCATCGCCGTGGACATGGAATCGGCCGCGATGCGGCGCGCCGCCCTCGCCGAGGGCGTGCACCGCATCGCGGCGGCCCGCGTCGTCGTCGACACGCCCGAGTTCGAACTCGTGCGGGTCGGCACGCTGCGCACCGGATTCATCGCGTTCCGGGTGCTGAGAGATCTTGTTCCCGCCTTTCATGATTGGCACCGCACTACCGCGCTCCCCTGGAGGTGAGCTAGATGGCTATGCCGCTCCGTCAGACCGTCCGTGTCGCGTCGTACCTCTTTGAACAGAAAATGGTCAGGCGACGCGAAAAGTTCCCGCTGATCGTCGAACTCGAACCGCTCTTCGCCTGCAACCTCAAATGTGAGGGCTGCGGCAAGATCCAGCACCCGGCCGGAGTGCTGAAGCAGCGCATGCCGGTGGCCCAGGCCGTCGGGGCGGTGCTGGAGTCGGGTGCCCCGATGGTCTCCATCGCGGGCGGCGAGCCGCTGATGCACCCCCAGATCGACGAGATCGTGCGCCAGCTCGTCAAGCGCAAGAAGTACGTGTTCCTCTGCACGAACGCGCTGCTCATGCGGAAGAAGATGGACAAATTCACCCCGTCGCCGTATTTCGCGTTTACCGTACACATCGACGGCATGCGGGAGCGGCACGACGAGTCGGTGGCCAAGGAGGGCACCTTCGACGAGGCGGTGGAGGCCATCAAGGAGGCCAAGCGCCGCGGATTCCGGGTGACCACCAACTCCACCTTCTTCAACACCGACACCCCGCAGACGATCATCGAGGTGCTCAACTTCCTCAATGACGAGCTCGAAGTCGACGAGATGATGCTGTCGCCCGCCTACGCCTACGAGAAGGCGCCCGACCAGGACCACTTCCTGGGCGTGACGCAGACCCGTGAGCTCTTCAAGAAGGCGTTCGACAACGGCAACCGCCGCAAGTGGCGGCTCAACCACAGCCCGCTCTTCCTGGACTTCCTGGAGGGCAAAGCCGACTTCCCGTGCACCGCGTGGGCGATCCCGAACTACTCGCTCTTCGGCTGGCAGCGCCCCTGCTACCTGATGGCCGACGGGTACGTGCCCACGTACGACGAGCTGATCGAGAAGACCGACTGGGACAAGTACGGCCGCGGCAAGGACGACCGGTGCGACAACTGCATGGCGCACTGCGGTTACGAGCCCACCGCCGTACTCGCGACCATGGGCTCCCTGAAGGAGTCCATCCGCGCCATGCGGGAGACCGTCGCGTCCAACCGCGCGAGCTGACCTCCCGGTGATCGCGGTCGAGCCACCGGCGCGGTGTCCGCGCCGCCGCCGGTGGCTCGTCGGCGTACCGTCACCGGCCGGGGACAGGCGGCCGGCGACACGAAGCAATCCGCGCATGGGGAACGAGGTCCATACATGTCGATGCTGGAGAACATCCGAAGCCCCCACGACCTGAAGGCGCTGCCTGACGGCCGGCTCGACGAACTGGCCGCCGACATCCGGCACTTCCTGGTCCAGGCGGTGGCCAGGACCGGTGGCCACCTGGGACCGAATCTGGGCGTGGTGGAACTGACCATCGCGCTCCACCGGGTCTTCGACTCACCCGCCGACCGGATCCTGTGGGACACCGGCCACCAGTCCTACGTCCACAAGCTGCTCACCGGCCGGCAGGACTTCTCCAAGCTCCGCAGCAAGGGCGGCCTGTCCGGCTACCCCTCGCGTACCGAGTCCGAGCACGACGTCATCGAGAACAGCCACGCCTCCACCGTGCTGGGCTGGGCCGACGGCCTGGCGAAGGCGAACGAGGTCCGCGGCCGGGACGACCACGTGGTGGCCGTGATCGGCGACGGCGCGCTCACCGGCGGTATGGCCTGGGAAGCGCTGAACAACATCGCGGCCGCCCGCGACCGGCCGCTGATCATCGTCGTCAACGACAACGAGCGCTCCTACGCCCCCACCATCGGCGGCCTCGCCAACCACCTCAGCACGCTGCGCACCACCGACGGCTACGAACGCTTCCTGTCCTGGGGCAAGCAGGTCCTCCAGCAGACCCCCGTCATCGGCCAGCCGCTCTACGAGTCCCTGCACGGTGCCAAGAAGGGCTTCAAGGACGCCTTCGCGCCGCAGGGCATGTTCGAGGACCTGGGGCTGAAGTACCTCGGACCGATCGACGGCCACGACATCGCCGCGGTGGAGTCCGCACTGCGCCGCGCCCGCCGCTTCAGCGGCCCTGTGCTGGTGCACTGCCTCACCGAGAAGGGCCGCGGCTATTCCTTCGCCGAGCAGGACGAGGCGGACCGCTTCCACACCGTCGGCGCCATGGACCCGCTGACCTGCCTGCCGCTGGCGCCCTCCCAGGGCCCCTCCTGGACCTCCGTCTTCGGCGCCGAGATGGTGCGGATCGGTGACGAGCGCCCCGACGTGGTGGCCATCACCGCGGCCATGCTGCAGCCGGTCGGCCTGGAGGCGTTCGCCAAGGCGTACCCGCACCGGGTCTTCGACGTCGGTATCGCAGAGCAGCACGCGGCCACGTCCGCGGCGGGGCTGGCCACCGGTGGCCTGCACCCGGTGGTCGCGGTCTACGCGACCTTCCTCAACCGGGCCTTCGACCAGGTGCTGATGGATGTCGCGCTGCACAAGTGCGGCGTCACCTTCGTGCTGGACCGCGCCGGGGTGACCGGAGTGGACGGCGCCTCGCACAACGGCATGTGGGACATGTCGATCCTGCAGGTGGTGCCCGGCCTGCGGATCGCCGCCCCGCGCGACGCCGACCAGCTCAGGGCCCAGTTGCGCGAGGCGCTGGACGTCTCCGACGCTCCCACGGTGATCCGCTTCCCGAAGGAGACCGCGGGCGAGCCGCTGGCCGCGGTGGACCGGATCGGCGGCATGGACGTCCTGAGCCGGCCCGCCGAGGGCACAGCCGACGACGTACTGCTGGTCTCGGTCGGCGCTCTTGGTGCCAGCTGCCTGGCGGCCGCCGAACTGCTGGCCGGCCGCGGCATCGGGGTGACCGTGGTCGACCCCCGCTGGGTCAAGCCGGTCGACCCCGCGCTGCCGGAACTCGCCGCGCGGCACCGCCTGGTGGCCGTCGTCGAGGACAACGGCCGGGCCGGCGGCGTCGGTTCCGCGGTCGCCCAGGCGATGCGCGACGCCGGCGTGGACGTGCCGCTGCGCGACTACGGCATCCCGCAGGAGTTCCTGGCCCATGCCAAGCGCGGCGAGATCCTCGCCGACATCGGGCTGACCCCGGCCGGGATCGCCGGCGGGATCGGCACGGCCCTGACGCGTATCGCGGGAGGGGCGGCCGGCGAGCCCGCGCAGGTCCCCGCGCATACTTCGGTACGGATCCACCCACGCAAGGAGCAGGTGAGCGATGACATCGTCTGAGGCGACGCCCGAGGCAGGCGGCGCACCCGGAGCCGGAGCGACTCCGCCGTCGAAGGGGTTCGACCTGGCGAAGCTGCTCGCCGAACGCGGCGGTGAGCGCTACGACCTGCACACGGCGTACCTGAACCACCAGTTGCCCCGGATGCTGCACACCATCGGCTTCGACAAGGTCTACGAGCGCGCCGAGGGCGCCCACTTCTGGGACGCCGAGGGCAACGACTACCTCGACATGCTGGCCGGCTTCGGGGTGATGGGCGTGGGCCGGCACCATCCGGTGGTCCGCAAGGCGCTGCACGACGTGCTCGACGCGGGGCTGCCCGACCTGACCCGTTTCGACTGCCAGCCGCTGCCCGGACTGCTCGCCGAGAAGCTGCTCACGCACACCCCGCACCTGGACCGGGTCTTCTTCGGCAACAGCGGTACCGAAGCCGTCGAGACCGCGCTGAAGTTCGCCCGCTACGCCACCGGCAAGCCCCGGGTGCTGTACTGCAAGCACTCCTTCCACGGCCTGACCACCGGCTCGCTCTCCGTCAACGGCGAGGAGGGCTTCCAGGACGGCTTCGCGCCCCTGCTGCCCGACACCGCGGTGGAGGTGGGCGACCTCGACGGGCTGGCGAAGGAGCTCAAGCGGGGCGATGTGGCGGCCCTGATCGTCGAGCCGGTCCAGGGCCACGGTGTGTTCCTTCCGCCGCCCGGCTATCTGCGCGCCGCCCAGGAGCTGCTGCGCAAGCACAAGGCGCTGCTCATCTGCGACGAGGTGCAGACCGGCATCGGCCGCACCGGGACCTTCTACGCCTACCAGCAGGAGGAGGGCGTGGAACCCGACCTGGTCACCGTCGCCAAGACCCTCTCCGGCGGCTATGTGCCGGTGGGCGCCACGCTCGGCAAGGACTGGATCTTCAAGAAGGTCTACTCCTCCATGGACCGGGTGCTGGTCCACTCGGCCAGCTTCGGCTCCAACGCCCAGGCCATGGCGGCGGGTCTGGCCACCTTGTCGGTGGTGGAGGACGAGCAGCTGGTGGAGAACTCCCGCCGCATGGGCGACCTGCTGCGCACCCGGCTCGCGGCGCTCACCGACAGGTACGAGATGCTCAAGGACGTACGCGGGCGCGGCCTCATGGTCGGCATCGAGTTCGGCCGCCCCAAGTCCCTTGGCCTGCGCAGCCGCTGGACGATGCTGCAGACCGCCCGCAAGGGCCTGTTCGCACAGATGGTGGTGGTGCCGCTGCTGCAGCGGCACCGTATCCTCACCCAGGTCTCCGGTGACCACATCGAGGTCATCAAACTGATCCCGCCGCTGGTCGTCGACGAGGCGGACGTCGACCGCTTCGTCACCGCGTTCACCGAGGTGATGGACGACGCCCACAGCGGCGGCAGCCTGATGTGGGACTTCGGCCGCACCCTGATCAAGCAGGCGGTCGCCAACAGGTAGCGATACGCAGGGCCTTGTGACCGCGAGCGCGGACAGTACGACGGAAACAGCGCTCGCGGCCAACACCCTCACCACCCGCGGGCGGCGGCCGGTGGGTCAGGTCGCGGGGGCGGTGAGGAAGCGGGACTTGAGGCGCTCGCGGCGCTCCGGGGTGAGACCGAGGCCCTCTTCCAGGTAGCGGTCCACCGTGCCCCAGTGCTCCTCGATGGTGGCGAAGGCGGTGCGCAGGTACTCCACATGGGCCTGGAAGAGCGTGCTGAGCAGTTCGCGGATCTCCGGGTCGATCGCGGTGCCGGTGGCGCCGTCGCCCCGGACCACCTTGTAGCGGCGGCCCAGGGCGTTGCTCTTGAGGTAGTCCTCCTCGATCGCGGACCGCTCCACCCCCAGCGCCAGCAGGATGATCGCGACCGAGGTGCCCGCCCGGTCCTTGCCGGCCGCGCAGTGCAGCAGCGCCGGCACCGCCGGGTCCGCCGGCTCGGTGAGCAGCGCCAGCATCTTGGCGTGCTCCGCGGTGCGCTCCAGGATCAGCGTGCGGTACGCCTCGGCCATCCGGGCCTCGCCCCTGCCCCCGCCGAGCAGCTCGCGCAGCGCCACCACGTCGCCGTCGCGGACGGTCCGCCAGAAGCCCTCGCCGCCGGCGGCCGGATCGCTCAGCGGCATGTTGAGGTTGCGGGCGCCGGCGATGGCCACGTCAGGGCCCTCCAGCGCGATGTCGTCGCCGTTGCGGAAGTCGAAGACCGTATGCAGGCCGAGACCGCTGAGGAAGGCGGTGTCGTCGGCGGTGGCGTGCGCGAGGTGACCGCTGCGGAAGAGCACGCCGTGCCGCACCCGGCGGCCGTCCGTGGTGGGCAGCCCTCCGACGTCGCGGAAGTTGCGTACACCCGTCAGCTCGGGCTCGGGCTCGGATCCGGTCGGGGCGGACTCCCGCACGTCCTGCGTCACCTGCGCTCCTCGGTCGTTGTTCGGCACGCAGCGGCATTGCCGGCGTAATGGTGACGATACGGTAGCCCGGTAACCACGTACCGACGGGTATGTGGCCGATGGAACTATTCTTTTCGGCGCCGTTTTGGCCTGGTGGGATGAATCACTGCGGACGGCTCGCTCCCTACGGTCGCGTAAGTCGCGGCCGGAGGAGCAAAATGGCCCGACGTGGCTGACGATTCGCAGACCGACCGTACTGACAGTAAAGGCGCGATCGGGTCGTACACGGCGGTGGGGGACAGCTTCACCGAAGGTGTGGGCGACCCCGGGCCCGATGGCACCTACGTCGGCTGGGCCGACCGGCTCGCCGTCCTTCTCGCCGACCGGCGGGCGCGGTCCGCGCCGCCCGGCGACTTCCGCTACGCCAACCTCGCGGTGCGCGGCCGGCTGCTCGACCAGATCGTGGCCGAACAGGTGCCCCGGGCCCGGGAACTCGCCCCCGACCTGGTGACCTTCTGCGCCGGCGGCAACGACATCCTGCGGCCCGGCACCGACCCCGACGCCATCGCGGAGCGCTTCGAGGCCGCCGTCGCCGACCTCACCTCGGCGGTCGGCACCGTGCTGGTCTGCACCGGCTTCGACACCCGCGGAGTGCCGGTGCTGCGCCATCTGCGCGGCAAGATCGCCACGTACACCGCCCATGTCCGGGCCATCGCGGACCGCTACGACTGCCCGGTGCTCGATCTGTGGTCGCTGCGCTCGGTGCAGGACCGGCGGGCGTGGAGCCAGGACCGGCTCCACTTGTCGCCCGAGGGGCACACCCGGGTCGCACAGCGGGCCGCGCAGGTGCTGGGCCTGGAGGTGGCGGCCGACCCGGACCGGCCGTGGCCGGTGGAGCAGTGGCGTCCGCCGTCCGCGGTGCGCCGGGACAACATCCAGTGGGCCCGGGAGTATCTGGTCCCGTGGATCGGCCGCAGGCTGCGCGGGGAGTCCTCGGGGGACGAGGTGGCGCCCAAGCGGCCGGACCTGCTGCCGCTCTAGGCCGGCCCGGCGGCTAGACCGGCCCGGCGGCGGGCCCGCGGGGGCGGGCCGACCGGAAACCCCGCCGGAAATCAGTAGGGCGCGTGGTGGGCGGCGATCTCCGCCCACACCACGCGCCCGGTACCGCTGTCTGCCGGGTCCGATCCCCAGGCCAGCGAGAGGACGCTGACCAGCAGCAGCCCCCGCCCGCCTTCCTCGTCGGCTTCGGCGGCACAAGGCTCGGGGACCCCGGTTCCCCTGCCCTGGTCGGTGACCTCCAGCCGGATGACCCCGCCGGCCTCCTGGAGGACGCAGCTGATCTTCTCGCTGTCGGTGTGCCGGACGGCGTTGGTGAACAGTTCCGTCACGATCAGACTCGCGTCGTCGCAGGCTTCCGGATCCGTACCCCACTCGCCCAGGCGCGCTCTGACCCGCCCGCGGGCGTCCGCGACGGACGCGCTCAGCGCAGGCAGCCGGAACACGTCACGGCGGACCGGATCGCCGACCCCGGCACGGCTCTGGGGCCGTACGGCGTCAGGTGAATGAACCACTCCGCAACTATGAGGCCCGTGACGGACACATGGCAAGGTCCGATCTGTAATTTGCAGAATCGGCCGAACATGCTGTCGCCCGACGCTGACGTCATGACACACTGCTTGTCAGTCAAGGGAGTTGGAGGATGAGACTCGTGATGGACCCGCGGCCGGGTGGTGCTCCGACCGTCCTGCGCATGGTGCTCGGGAAACGCCTCCAGGATCTCCGGGAGCAGGCGGGGCTCAGCTATGAGGAAGCCGGACGTGCGCTCGATGTGACCCACGCCACGATCCGCCGGATGGAAAAGGCGGAAGTGGGGCTGAAACTCCCTTATGTCGAGAAGCTCCTGTCCACCTACGGCGTCACCTCCGCCGAGGAGATCGGCGGCTTCCTCGCCCTGGCCCGCGAGGCCAACCGCCCCGGCTGGTGGCACAGCTTCCGGGACGTCCTGCCCGACTGGTT
Protein-coding regions in this window:
- the dxs gene encoding 1-deoxy-D-xylulose-5-phosphate synthase, translated to MSMLENIRSPHDLKALPDGRLDELAADIRHFLVQAVARTGGHLGPNLGVVELTIALHRVFDSPADRILWDTGHQSYVHKLLTGRQDFSKLRSKGGLSGYPSRTESEHDVIENSHASTVLGWADGLAKANEVRGRDDHVVAVIGDGALTGGMAWEALNNIAAARDRPLIIVVNDNERSYAPTIGGLANHLSTLRTTDGYERFLSWGKQVLQQTPVIGQPLYESLHGAKKGFKDAFAPQGMFEDLGLKYLGPIDGHDIAAVESALRRARRFSGPVLVHCLTEKGRGYSFAEQDEADRFHTVGAMDPLTCLPLAPSQGPSWTSVFGAEMVRIGDERPDVVAITAAMLQPVGLEAFAKAYPHRVFDVGIAEQHAATSAAGLATGGLHPVVAVYATFLNRAFDQVLMDVALHKCGVTFVLDRAGVTGVDGASHNGMWDMSILQVVPGLRIAAPRDADQLRAQLREALDVSDAPTVIRFPKETAGEPLAAVDRIGGMDVLSRPAEGTADDVLLVSVGALGASCLAAAELLAGRGIGVTVVDPRWVKPVDPALPELAARHRLVAVVEDNGRAGGVGSAVAQAMRDAGVDVPLRDYGIPQEFLAHAKRGEILADIGLTPAGIAGGIGTALTRIAGGAAGEPAQVPAHTSVRIHPRKEQVSDDIV
- a CDS encoding aspartate aminotransferase family protein, translated to MTSSEATPEAGGAPGAGATPPSKGFDLAKLLAERGGERYDLHTAYLNHQLPRMLHTIGFDKVYERAEGAHFWDAEGNDYLDMLAGFGVMGVGRHHPVVRKALHDVLDAGLPDLTRFDCQPLPGLLAEKLLTHTPHLDRVFFGNSGTEAVETALKFARYATGKPRVLYCKHSFHGLTTGSLSVNGEEGFQDGFAPLLPDTAVEVGDLDGLAKELKRGDVAALIVEPVQGHGVFLPPPGYLRAAQELLRKHKALLICDEVQTGIGRTGTFYAYQQEEGVEPDLVTVAKTLSGGYVPVGATLGKDWIFKKVYSSMDRVLVHSASFGSNAQAMAAGLATLSVVEDEQLVENSRRMGDLLRTRLAALTDRYEMLKDVRGRGLMVGIEFGRPKSLGLRSRWTMLQTARKGLFAQMVVVPLLQRHRILTQVSGDHIEVIKLIPPLVVDEADVDRFVTAFTEVMDDAHSGGSLMWDFGRTLIKQAVANR
- a CDS encoding tyrosine-protein phosphatase, whose protein sequence is MTQDVRESAPTGSEPEPELTGVRNFRDVGGLPTTDGRRVRHGVLFRSGHLAHATADDTAFLSGLGLHTVFDFRNGDDIALEGPDVAIAGARNLNMPLSDPAAGGEGFWRTVRDGDVVALRELLGGGRGEARMAEAYRTLILERTAEHAKMLALLTEPADPAVPALLHCAAGKDRAGTSVAIILLALGVERSAIEEDYLKSNALGRRYKVVRGDGATGTAIDPEIRELLSTLFQAHVEYLRTAFATIEEHWGTVDRYLEEGLGLTPERRERLKSRFLTAPAT
- a CDS encoding SGNH/GDSL hydrolase family protein, producing the protein MADDSQTDRTDSKGAIGSYTAVGDSFTEGVGDPGPDGTYVGWADRLAVLLADRRARSAPPGDFRYANLAVRGRLLDQIVAEQVPRARELAPDLVTFCAGGNDILRPGTDPDAIAERFEAAVADLTSAVGTVLVCTGFDTRGVPVLRHLRGKIATYTAHVRAIADRYDCPVLDLWSLRSVQDRRAWSQDRLHLSPEGHTRVAQRAAQVLGLEVAADPDRPWPVEQWRPPSAVRRDNIQWAREYLVPWIGRRLRGESSGDEVAPKRPDLLPL
- a CDS encoding ATP-binding protein yields the protein MVHSPDAVRPQSRAGVGDPVRRDVFRLPALSASVADARGRVRARLGEWGTDPEACDDASLIVTELFTNAVRHTDSEKISCVLQEAGGVIRLEVTDQGRGTGVPEPCAAEADEEGGRGLLLVSVLSLAWGSDPADSGTGRVVWAEIAAHHAPY